The following proteins come from a genomic window of Chryseobacterium glaciei:
- a CDS encoding UDP-2,3-diacylglucosamine diphosphatase: MLKTTINLEPGKKVYFASDQHFGAPNPKESKVREEKFIRWMDEIKEDAQVLFLMGDLFDFWHEWKHVIPKGYVRVLGKIAELKDRGIHIYFFVGNHDLWMKDYLEEEIGCTVFYKKQYFEMGGKQFLLAHGDGLGPGDKGYKRMKKVFTNPVAQWFFKWLHPDIAMKIALYMSQKNKMISGDEDKEFLGEEKEFLIIYSKEKLKTQKIDYFIYGHRHLPMVLDLEQKAKYINLGDWISYFTYGVFEKDFELRSFAEGEKKITPKRGN, translated from the coding sequence GTGTTAAAAACTACCATCAATTTAGAACCTGGTAAAAAGGTGTATTTTGCTTCAGATCAGCATTTTGGAGCTCCTAATCCTAAGGAGAGCAAAGTGCGTGAAGAGAAATTTATCCGTTGGATGGACGAAATAAAAGAAGATGCTCAGGTTTTGTTTTTAATGGGTGACCTTTTTGACTTTTGGCATGAATGGAAACATGTAATTCCAAAAGGATATGTGCGTGTTTTAGGCAAAATTGCAGAATTAAAAGACCGTGGAATTCACATCTATTTTTTTGTGGGTAATCATGATCTTTGGATGAAAGATTATCTTGAAGAAGAAATTGGCTGTACCGTTTTCTATAAAAAGCAATATTTTGAAATGGGCGGTAAACAGTTTTTACTCGCTCACGGGGACGGCTTGGGACCTGGCGATAAAGGATATAAAAGAATGAAAAAAGTCTTTACAAATCCCGTTGCACAATGGTTTTTCAAATGGCTTCATCCTGATATTGCGATGAAAATTGCTTTGTACATGTCACAAAAGAATAAAATGATCTCCGGCGACGAAGACAAAGAATTTTTGGGTGAAGAGAAAGAGTTTTTGATTATTTATTCAAAAGAAAAGCTGAAAACTCAGAAAATAGATTATTTCATTTATGGTCACCGTCATCTTCCGATGGTGTTGGATTTGGAGCAAAAAGCAAAATATATCAATCTTGGAGATTGGATTTCGTATTTTACATACGGTGTTTTCGAAAAAGATTTCGAATTAAGGTCTTTTGCGGAAGGAGAAAAAAAAATTACCCCTAAAAGAGGTAATTAA
- a CDS encoding acyl transferase gives MENIFSIQSEQDFLDAALKTFRYQYENIEIYRKFVDYLKINPDEIKELTKIPFLPIEMFKNHQILDKNMTAGLFFQSSGTTQMNLSKHFIADENIYQESIYKSFEQFIGKPEDFIFLGLLPSYLEKQNSSLIYMVDYLMKKSAKPENGYFLYNHSDLFELLNTLKDKKVILFGVSFALLDFLDFYNSNTPTFQHSNALTIIETGGMKGRKEEMTKDELLKILQEGFKTDKIYSEYSMTELLSQAYSLGENVYQCPNWMRILVRNAEDPFNYEKEGRTGAINIIDLANIHSCAFIATQDLGKTLPDSTFQVLGRIDHSDIRGCSLLVS, from the coding sequence TTGGAAAACATATTCAGCATACAGTCAGAGCAGGATTTTTTGGATGCAGCATTGAAAACGTTTCGTTATCAATATGAAAATATTGAGATCTACAGAAAGTTTGTTGATTATCTAAAAATAAATCCAGATGAGATAAAAGAACTGACAAAAATTCCGTTTCTGCCAATTGAGATGTTCAAAAATCATCAGATTTTAGACAAAAATATGACAGCTGGCCTCTTTTTTCAAAGTTCGGGAACAACGCAGATGAATTTGTCTAAACATTTTATTGCGGATGAAAATATATATCAGGAAAGTATTTACAAAAGTTTTGAACAGTTCATCGGAAAGCCGGAAGATTTTATCTTTTTGGGCCTGCTTCCAAGCTATTTGGAAAAACAAAACTCTTCTTTAATATATATGGTTGATTATTTAATGAAGAAATCTGCCAAGCCTGAAAACGGATATTTTCTTTACAATCATTCAGATTTATTTGAGCTTCTAAACACTTTAAAAGATAAAAAAGTAATTCTTTTTGGAGTTTCTTTTGCACTTTTAGATTTCTTGGATTTTTATAACTCCAACACTCCAACATTCCAACACTCCAACGCTCTTACTATAATAGAAACCGGTGGAATGAAAGGGCGTAAAGAAGAAATGACAAAAGACGAATTACTGAAAATTTTGCAGGAAGGTTTTAAAACTGATAAAATTTATTCCGAATATTCAATGACGGAACTTCTGTCGCAAGCATATTCTTTAGGCGAAAATGTGTATCAATGTCCAAATTGGATGAGGATTTTGGTAAGAAATGCTGAAGATCCTTTTAATTATGAAAAAGAAGGAAGAACCGGAGCCATCAATATTATAGATTTGGCGAATATTCATTCGTGCGCTTTTATTGCTACTCAGGATTTAGGAAAAACACTTCCTGATTCTACATTTCAGGTGTTGGGGAGAATTGACCATTCTGATATTCGCGGATGCAGTTTGCTGGTGAGTTAG
- a CDS encoding phosphate ABC transporter permease yields MNKLFFILLIVLCNISYAQQKKQQDLWTGSYILHPKNGDNTTNADTLVIVKTADADPKEIPAKYESDLARWVLTSKKEGDKNKKIVRRFLFDLEDDENAYEEFGWSDLHKSGKMNCIDGGHFFICQTEPNTVVRFNKDETYLSKTGVFGIWLHYGVVELQKIK; encoded by the coding sequence ATGAACAAATTATTCTTCATCCTCTTAATTGTATTGTGTAATATATCATACGCACAACAAAAAAAGCAACAGGATTTATGGACAGGAAGTTACATATTGCATCCCAAGAATGGAGATAATACGACAAATGCAGATACTTTAGTAATCGTAAAAACTGCAGATGCCGATCCTAAGGAGATTCCGGCTAAATATGAATCTGATTTAGCCCGTTGGGTGCTTACTTCTAAAAAAGAAGGAGATAAAAACAAGAAAATTGTCAGAAGATTTTTATTTGATTTAGAAGATGATGAAAATGCATACGAAGAATTTGGTTGGAGTGATTTACATAAAAGCGGGAAAATGAATTGCATAGATGGTGGTCATTTTTTCATTTGCCAGACAGAACCAAACACGGTGGTAAGATTTAATAAAGATGAAACTTATCTTTCTAAAACCGGTGTTTTTGGGATTTGGCTGCATTACGGCGTGGTAGAATTACAGAAAATTAAATAA
- a CDS encoding 6-pyruvoyl trahydropterin synthase family protein → MIRITKIFTFETAHVLYNYDGKCKNMHGHSYKLFVTVKGKPVNDLENPKNGMVVDFGDIKSIVKPEIVDVWDHAVLINGLSPHRQLGESLESQGHKVIYCNFQPTCENMLYAIAAKIKSKLPEGISLAYLKLHETENSYGEWLAEDNQ, encoded by the coding sequence ATGATACGTATTACAAAGATTTTCACATTCGAAACAGCCCACGTGCTGTATAACTACGATGGAAAATGTAAAAATATGCATGGACATTCTTATAAGCTGTTTGTAACAGTGAAAGGAAAGCCTGTAAATGATTTGGAGAACCCTAAAAATGGGATGGTAGTTGATTTTGGTGATATTAAAAGTATTGTAAAACCTGAAATTGTTGATGTTTGGGATCATGCAGTTTTGATCAACGGATTATCTCCACACAGACAATTAGGAGAGAGTCTTGAAAGTCAGGGACATAAAGTGATTTATTGTAATTTCCAGCCAACGTGTGAAAATATGTTGTACGCGATTGCAGCAAAAATAAAGTCAAAACTTCCGGAAGGAATTTCTCTTGCTTACCTTAAACTTCACGAAACTGAAAACTCTTACGGAGAGTGGCTTGCAGAAGATAATCAATAA